ACAAAAGGCCTCCCAACAAACATACGAAACGAGGTCATGAATAAGAGAACGGGAATCCAAAACGCGGAAAACCCGAACAAGGCAAACAGGAGGCCGGCGGTATAGCTTCCTGCTCGCCCCAAGAGATTGTGCATATCCGAGCCATATGCACTAGGATTTTCGAACGAGGGGTCCAGGCGCGAGTAAGACGAGAGACTCGTGGACGCGAATATCGCCAACGCCAGAAATACAAGTCCCAGAATTTCTCCACGCAAATTTTTCGTGCCGATTTGAGCACCCATATCCATCTACCCGCACGCCGTTAAACCCGGCGTGGCTTTTCAGGACGCCGGTCCCGATTACATATCCATGACTACGCACAGAACAACCGGTCTGCGGTGCAGGACCCGATTGACGAATCTTCGGATACGTCTGCTTACATCCTGTTTGAACTCCGTCCGATCCAAAACGTCCGCTTGCCGATAGTCTTCCAACGTTTCTATGACAATCCGTTTCGCGTTCTCCATGAAGTCTTCTTCGTGTTCCTCCAATATGAAGCCGCGGCTCATAACCTCGGGATCGGACAACAACTCGCCGGTCTTCTTGTCAAGAACCACAACCGCCGTTATGATTCCGTCTCTGGAAAGGTTCCGTCGCTCCCTGAAGACGGGATACCCTACGTCTCCAACCCCTTTGCCGTCCACAAACACCCTGCCGGCCTCGATCTGCTCGGAAATTCGGGCCTCTCCGTCGACGATGGTCAGGCAATCCCCGTTTTGCATCACGAGCACTCGTTCTTTCGGAATTCCCGCCTTTTCAGCCAGCCTGGCATGTTTGACCAGATGGCGGTATTCTCCATGGATAGGAACGAAATACCGTGGACGGGTCAATTCGATCATCTTCAGCAGTTCGTCCCGATAGGCATGGCCCGACGCATGTATTTCGGACACGTCCTCGTAGATCACTTCAGCGCCCTGACGGTAGATGAGATTGATAATTTCAGTGATGGCCCTTTCATGACCCGGAATGAATCGAGACGAAAGTATGATCGTGTCCGTGGGTCTGATCCGGATCTGGCCATGCCGCTTCAGCGACATGAGCGTCAAGGCCGCCATGGGTTCCGCCTGGCTCCCCGTGGTAATCAGAGCCACCTCCCTATCCGGAAACCGGGACACTTCCCGGACCGTGATCTCGTTTTCCGGCGCGATATTCATGTAGCCGAGTTCTTTGGCGATGCGTACATTGGCCAACATGCTCTTGCCGCTGAACGCCACCTTTCGTCCGAGCGCTATGGAAAGTTCCGCCGCCTGTTGAATACGCCGGATATTCGATGCGAATACGGCAATAATGATTCTCCCCTCACACCGGCTGAAAATCTCCTCGAACGTCCGGGCTACTCTGCTCTCGGACAGCGTATGCCCCGACCGCTCGACATTCGTGGAATCCGACAGAAGGGCCAGCACCCCCCGGTCGCCATAATAGCCGAAGCGGTCCCAGTCGGACCCTCCGGAGGAAAACGCGGAATCGTCCATCTTGAAATCACCCGAGTGTATAATACACCCCGCGGGTGAGTTGATCGCCAGGCCGACGCCGTCGGGAATACTGTGCGGAACCGGAATGGGGTCCACCTCGAAGGGACCGAGCGTGATCCGTCCGCCCCCTTCTATTCGCCGCAAATCCACCGAGCCCGGCAACCCGTGCTCCCGAAGTTTTTCGCGCACCACTTCCAAAGTGAATTCCGTCCCATACACGGGCACATCGAAGTCCCTCAACACGTAGGGAAGCGCTCCGATGTGATCCTCATGTGCGTGCGTCAACACAATACCGAGAAGCTCGTCCCGGCGTTCCCGGACGTATCGGGTGTCGGGGATCACCGAATCCACCCCAAGCATGTGCTCGTCGGGAAACATGAGACCTGCGTCCACCATCAGAGAGCCGCCTCCGGACTCCAGAACCATCATGTTCATCCCGATCTCGCCCAAGCCGCCCAATGAAACCAGCTTCAAGACTATTTCAGGACTCCTTCCCGAATCCGGGCTCGCATTCGTCCTGGACTCGTTGGATACGTTCGAAAGCCATCCTCGCCAATTCATTCTTGTCGATTTCCACGCCCGCCGTTGGAATGGGAGGCGTGATTACCAACACCAGCGGAACCCGCCTGATCCGAAGGGATTCCGCCGGAAGCGCCCGTCGAGCGCCCAACAAGGCCACTGGAACCATCGGTCGGCCCGATTGCTTGGCCAGGTGAAACGCCCCGGCCTTGAACGGTTTCATCCGCCCGTCTCTGCTCCGTGTACCTTCCGGAAACACGACGATCGAGGCCCCGCCTTTCACGCGATTCGCCGCTGTCCGCATGCTCTTGATCGCAGCCCTGGGATGGCCGCGATCGATGGGTATAGACCCGATATAGCGAATGCCCGCTCCGAACATCGGGAGCCGAAACAGCTCCTTTTTCGCCAGCCAGAGAAAGGGTGACGGCAGATATCCGAGCAGGATCGCTATGTCCAGCATGCTGGCATGGTTGGCCACGAAAACATAGGCCTCTCGCTTAAAAAGGTGCTCGGCCCCGACAACGCGCACGGATAAACCGCACAAAACCAGAATACCCCGCGCCCATGTCTGAGCGATCTTACGTGCAAAATTTTCACTGACCCGTATCTTACACACGGCGATCTCAACCGAAATCAGAAAAATGGTATACGGGACACCCAGAATGAGGACCAGGGCGGTTTTCAACATCCTTACGATTCCCCTCCGTACGGTTCAGTCGTTACGTTCTATAGTTGGCGTTAATCTTCACGTAATCGATGGAGAGATCCGATGTAAATACATTGTATTCGGCCACACCCGCCTTCAAGTCCAACGTCACTGCGAAAGCACGGTTCTTCAGCACCTTCGTCGCATCCGTTTCCGCCGCTTTACCCTGGTATTTTCCATTCCTGACCAAACAGATATCGCCCACGAAAAGATCCACCTCGTCGGGTGAAAAACTCGCCTCCGATCTTCCGAGGGCGGCCAGTATACGACCCCAGTTGGCGTCTTCCCCAAAGAAAGCGGTCTTAACCAGTTTGGATTCCGAAATCAGATGGGCCGCCTGACGCGCCTCCAACTCGTTCTTCGCTCCCTTGATCCGAAGATCGATAAACTTGGTGGCCCCTTCCCCGTCCATCACCATCTGTTTCGCCAGGTCGGCGCACACCTTGGTGACCGCGTCCGCGGCGTTCCGACACGCCGTCGTCCCTCGTTCAAGCAGCGGACCGCCGGCCGCTCCGTTGGCCATGAGAAGCACCATGTCGTTCGTCGAGGTGTCCCCGTCGATGTTGACGCGGTGAAACGAGACGTCCACGGCCTTCCGGAGCATTTCCGCCAGAAGCTCGGGAGCGGCCTTGAAGTCTGTCATGATAAAAGCGAGCATGGTGGCCATGTTCGGTCGAATCATACCCGCGCCCTTGGTCACGCCCGCCACCGTACATTGCACGCCGCCAACGTCCGTTTCCTCGAACGCCAGTTTGGGAACCGTGTCCGTGGTCATGATGGCCCGCGACACTTTGGACAGATCGTCGGGGCTCAAGCCCTGGGCCAGCACAGGCATGGCGTCCCGCATGCCCTTCATGTTCAGACGCGCTCCAATCACGCCTGTGGACGCCACGAGAACGTCCTCCGGCGAGACGCCCAGAGCCGACGCCGCGGCCTCCGCCGTTGCCTCGGCATCGGCCAATCCTTCTTCACCCGTGCACGCATTGGCGCATCCGGCATTGACGACCACGGCTCTACACCGGCCCCGTTCCACTCTTTTCATGGACAGTTCCACCGGCGCCGCCTTAAATCTGTTCCTGGTGAACATCCCGGCCAGGGCGGCTTCGCGTTCCGAATAGATCAAAGCCACATCATCCCGTTCCCATTTTTTCTGAAAGCTCCGGGCGGAGGCGAACTTGAACCCCTTTATCCGCATGGACCTATCTCCCACAACATTTCTTGTACTTCTTTCCGCTG
Above is a genomic segment from Deltaproteobacteria bacterium containing:
- a CDS encoding ribonuclease J is translated as MNWRGWLSNVSNESRTNASPDSGRSPEIVLKLVSLGGLGEIGMNMMVLESGGGSLMVDAGLMFPDEHMLGVDSVIPDTRYVRERRDELLGIVLTHAHEDHIGALPYVLRDFDVPVYGTEFTLEVVREKLREHGLPGSVDLRRIEGGGRITLGPFEVDPIPVPHSIPDGVGLAINSPAGCIIHSGDFKMDDSAFSSGGSDWDRFGYYGDRGVLALLSDSTNVERSGHTLSESRVARTFEEIFSRCEGRIIIAVFASNIRRIQQAAELSIALGRKVAFSGKSMLANVRIAKELGYMNIAPENEITVREVSRFPDREVALITTGSQAEPMAALTLMSLKRHGQIRIRPTDTIILSSRFIPGHERAITEIINLIYRQGAEVIYEDVSEIHASGHAYRDELLKMIELTRPRYFVPIHGEYRHLVKHARLAEKAGIPKERVLVMQNGDCLTIVDGEARISEQIEAGRVFVDGKGVGDVGYPVFRERRNLSRDGIITAVVVLDKKTGELLSDPEVMSRGFILEEHEEDFMENAKRIVIETLEDYRQADVLDRTEFKQDVSRRIRRFVNRVLHRRPVVLCVVMDM
- a CDS encoding 1-acyl-sn-glycerol-3-phosphate acyltransferase, which produces MLKTALVLILGVPYTIFLISVEIAVCKIRVSENFARKIAQTWARGILVLCGLSVRVVGAEHLFKREAYVFVANHASMLDIAILLGYLPSPFLWLAKKELFRLPMFGAGIRYIGSIPIDRGHPRAAIKSMRTAANRVKGGASIVVFPEGTRSRDGRMKPFKAGAFHLAKQSGRPMVPVALLGARRALPAESLRIRRVPLVLVITPPIPTAGVEIDKNELARMAFERIQRVQDECEPGFGKES
- the argJ gene encoding bifunctional glutamate N-acetyltransferase/amino-acid acetyltransferase ArgJ, whose product is MRIKGFKFASARSFQKKWERDDVALIYSEREAALAGMFTRNRFKAAPVELSMKRVERGRCRAVVVNAGCANACTGEEGLADAEATAEAAASALGVSPEDVLVASTGVIGARLNMKGMRDAMPVLAQGLSPDDLSKVSRAIMTTDTVPKLAFEETDVGGVQCTVAGVTKGAGMIRPNMATMLAFIMTDFKAAPELLAEMLRKAVDVSFHRVNIDGDTSTNDMVLLMANGAAGGPLLERGTTACRNAADAVTKVCADLAKQMVMDGEGATKFIDLRIKGAKNELEARQAAHLISESKLVKTAFFGEDANWGRILAALGRSEASFSPDEVDLFVGDICLVRNGKYQGKAAETDATKVLKNRAFAVTLDLKAGVAEYNVFTSDLSIDYVKINANYRT